The Candidatus Methylomirabilis sp. genome includes a window with the following:
- a CDS encoding cache domain-containing protein, whose translation MVALAGALFVLVVAAAGGAQAAEFGSAAEAKTMLEKAAGAIKADKAGALAKFTKGEGGFKDRDLYPFCGGADGNFTAHPTLAGKSLKGLKDKAGKALGEEIYKVAKEGTVSEVTYMWPRPGSDKPVQKVTFVTKVGDQVCAVGYYK comes from the coding sequence ATGGTCGCTCTTGCGGGGGCTCTGTTCGTCCTGGTCGTGGCTGCCGCGGGTGGCGCGCAGGCGGCCGAATTCGGCAGCGCCGCCGAAGCCAAGACGATGCTGGAGAAGGCGGCAGGCGCGATCAAGGCGGACAAGGCCGGTGCTCTGGCCAAGTTCACCAAGGGAGAAGGCGGCTTCAAGGACCGCGACCTGTATCCGTTCTGTGGCGGCGCGGACGGCAATTTCACCGCCCACCCGACGCTCGCCGGCAAGAGCCTCAAGGGGCTGAAGGACAAGGCCGGCAAGGCGCTCGGCGAGGAAATCTACAAGGTCGCCAAGGAGGGCACGGTCAGCGAGGTCACCTACATGTGGCCGCGCCCCGGCAGCGACAAGCCGGTGCAGAAGGTGACCTTCGTGACCA